From the Zymomonas mobilis subsp. pomaceae ATCC 29192 genome, the window CGCAAAAAAATATTGTCGTTTACGACCAATTGGAGGCCTTTCTTTCGGGATATAAGTCAATAAGACCACTTACACGCACAGATAAGCAAATTTTGGCAGCCTTCTTACCTTTGGTACATGTTGAATTTGCCTTATCTGAAGTCGTTTATTTTGGGGCGTTATTAAAAGATTATGCCTCAGCTGATATTGCCTATTACCAATATTTATTAGGCCATGCGCGTTGGTTTTCAGAGAAAGAAGGGCAGGCTTTGCTACAATGGATAGCCGCTTTTTAAAATTTGAAATTTCAAAGGCAGAAGCCCTAATTTTTTATCAGATTGTGGATAAAAATAATTTTTACCTATGAAGACTATAATTTAATAGCCCACCTTTAAAAAACAGGCCATGGATGCAGCTTTTATAAAAGAGGCCGATCTTGTCCATTTTAGAATTGCTGGCGGTTATTACCAGCCTCTGCGGGATAGGTTTTTCGGCTAAACAACATAGAATATGCTGGATTTTTTATCTGGTATCTTCGCTGCTCTATGGCAAAATATTTTTCTCCATAAAGTTATATGCTGATTTTATTCTGCAAATTATCTTCAGTCTTTCCAGTCTCTATGGTTGGTATAGCTGGCGAAAAGTGCAAGATTCGATAGCGGCTATATCGATTCAGCCTGTTTCTCATCAGAATTTACTAAAAGATATTGTATTAGGTGGTTTAGCGGCATCTCTGTTCGGTTATTATATGAACCGTTATACTGACGATGCCCTGCCATGGTTGGATGCTATTTTAAGCTGTTACAGTGTTGTCGCCCAGCTTTGGGCGGCCAAACTTTATAAAGCCAATTGGTATTTATGGATTGCTGTCGATGTTTTTTATACCGCTTTATTTTTCTATCGCAGGCTTTTTTTAACCGCAGGTCTTTATATAATTTTTATTATAGTCGCCTTTATCGGACTTAAAGAATGGCAATCTGTCGAACGGCTTCAAGCTCAAAAGTCTTGATATGAAGCCTTGCCAAATAAAATTGGATGAGTTTTGTAAGGAAAAATTGGTGGACGCACTTGGGCTCGAACCAAGGGCCCGCTGATTAAGAGTCAGCTGCTCTACCAACTGAGCTATGCGTCCACTATTTCCAGACTAAGCGGTTAGTCTGTGCCCGCGCTATTAACAAAAAAAAGCAGCTTTGCAAATCATTTTTTCAAAAAAGTAACTTTAAAACAGCTGTAGCCGCTTTCTTTCTCTAAAAAACGGCACACTACCGCTTTCTATTTTTTCTTTCCTAAAGAATAAGCAAAGGTAATACGACTTGTGGTATCCATAGGCTTGGTACCTGAGGAGACGTCTTTTTCATAATAGACGCTAAAGGAAATCTTCGTTGAAAGATTGCCAATCAGTTTAGTCTCAAGGGCTGTCGTCGAACTAGCGGTAATATCGCTGCTTTCAAAAAAGATAGAGGAATCTTCAGAAAGCGTTACAAGAGGGGATAGTTTCCATTTTGTCGTAAAGGAACCGCGCATGGCGGCGGTATCTTTAATGCGATGTCCCGAAGCTTCATTATCATCAATAAAAACAGTATGCCGGAAAGCTGGGCCGCCTTCAACTGCCAGGGCTAGATTCGGTTGATCGAACACCTTATAACCAACACCAGAACCCCCTGTAATACGGGTACGATAACCCAAAAACATATCACGCTCGAACAAAGCAAGTCCGTAGACATATAAGCGTTCATCGAATTTATAATGGGGTTGGTAAGAGGCTGTGAAACGTTCTGTCGAGGTAATCCCATAAGTACTTTGAAAATCGGCACGCGTTTTAATACTGTGGCTCCAGTTGATACCATTCCGATCTAAGGAAACAGCTCCATAAATAGCTGATTGACGGGTATTACCCGTCATCTTTGCTCCCCCTAACTCAACACTGCCTTTCCAATATTGAAACATATTAGAGTCGGCGACTTGGCGAAGTTGCTGCCGTTTTTTTTCAGCATCGCGGGCAGCCACTTTCGTTTTATAATCGGCCACCATAGCATCAATTTCGCCAGCACTATCCGGCACCGTTTTTTTTGCAATGAGGACAATCGCCTTCACTGTTTTGGGATCGTCCAAATCGAGCGCACGTGAAATCATTTGCTGAATAAGTTTAGGAGGCTCTTCAGCCAAAGCCTCGGTGGTTATGGCTGAAGATAGAATAAAGATACCCGGAGAAATTCCGAAAAGTAGCCAAGGCGAAGTTAGCCTGGAATGCAAATTTTCCCTCCCAAGATTGTGTATTCATTGGATTTTTGTTGAAAATTCTGAAAGTAATTTTTCGTAAAGAGGTTTCTTAAAATCAACA encodes:
- the pnuC gene encoding nicotinamide riboside transporter PnuC is translated as MSILELLAVITSLCGIGFSAKQHRICWIFYLVSSLLYGKIFFSIKLYADFILQIIFSLSSLYGWYSWRKVQDSIAAISIQPVSHQNLLKDIVLGGLAASLFGYYMNRYTDDALPWLDAILSCYSVVAQLWAAKLYKANWYLWIAVDVFYTALFFYRRLFLTAGLYIIFIIVAFIGLKEWQSVERLQAQKS
- a CDS encoding DUF481 domain-containing protein gives rise to the protein MHSRLTSPWLLFGISPGIFILSSAITTEALAEEPPKLIQQMISRALDLDDPKTVKAIVLIAKKTVPDSAGEIDAMVADYKTKVAARDAEKKRQQLRQVADSNMFQYWKGSVELGGAKMTGNTRQSAIYGAVSLDRNGINWSHSIKTRADFQSTYGITSTERFTASYQPHYKFDERLYVYGLALFERDMFLGYRTRITGGSGVGYKVFDQPNLALAVEGGPAFRHTVFIDDNEASGHRIKDTAAMRGSFTTKWKLSPLVTLSEDSSIFFESSDITASSTTALETKLIGNLSTKISFSVYYEKDVSSGTKPMDTTSRITFAYSLGKKK